The proteins below are encoded in one region of Myxococcus guangdongensis:
- a CDS encoding NUDIX hydrolase, producing the protein MSGGEAWRGDIKARLYERVRERGFDSLTAFADSRPAVPLHVLADELGHDVAAVQILSGMLAEAERTKKVTRFTRDVLVRLLSQSLPSGWPTVMDDANRFKVAKALGSWSAYSPETHKERARRVGDALLANPPSAGWRPLGPDDELLRTLLPDDEA; encoded by the coding sequence ATGAGCGGCGGAGAAGCTTGGCGGGGCGACATCAAGGCACGCCTATACGAACGGGTCCGCGAGCGAGGTTTCGACTCACTGACCGCCTTTGCCGATTCGCGCCCGGCCGTTCCGTTGCATGTGCTGGCCGACGAGCTTGGCCACGACGTTGCTGCCGTGCAGATCTTGAGCGGTATGCTGGCAGAGGCGGAAAGGACCAAGAAGGTCACGCGGTTTACCCGCGATGTCCTTGTGCGTCTCCTGTCGCAGAGTCTCCCCAGCGGTTGGCCCACCGTGATGGATGATGCAAACCGATTCAAGGTGGCCAAGGCCCTTGGCTCGTGGTCTGCCTATTCTCCGGAGACACACAAGGAGCGCGCTCGGCGGGTCGGAGACGCGCTCCTTGCAAATCCACCTTCAGCTGGATGGCGCCCACTCGGACCCGACGACGAGCTTCTACGGACGCTCCTGCCGGACGACGAAGCCTGA
- a CDS encoding DUF2380 domain-containing protein: MFSKLAKSAPVFSGRALSGGAFTRYLDHGTHEVAWIRGALGSATMLAGGASEVEDSEMELALLRMAGPRLQSAMFGALLFATWVDFLQLSDVLLRECPMCGDEKLFVDLHRVQGLMEPTLADLASRDPERVEAAALAMPELMGKLTREFNMMHADAKAAMETGGKVMVAAQVLEMLAMISTLKLGMPRLPPSAPATLGVGLVMSSGGVMAGSQLVVSAEWVEMMRRLVQAGVISLPVVSAAVRIHGGQVMMAQAHQDLPEGVREALGDSPEVRGMRVTGRAGAGMSEAPRHHVMPKEHREWFEQRGFKGDMDIDQFCVRLEKSHHEAIHGGGNWKLGRMWPGEWSRMIMEALRDAEAKAGRMLTRNEVLDIVAERMTDYRIPMNFTSGRGR, translated from the coding sequence ATGTTCTCCAAACTCGCGAAGAGCGCTCCCGTGTTCAGTGGCAGGGCTCTCAGTGGGGGAGCGTTCACTCGCTATCTCGACCACGGCACCCATGAAGTGGCGTGGATTCGCGGCGCCCTCGGAAGCGCGACGATGCTGGCGGGGGGCGCGTCGGAGGTGGAGGACTCGGAGATGGAGTTGGCCCTCCTTCGCATGGCGGGCCCACGGCTCCAGTCCGCGATGTTCGGTGCCCTGCTGTTCGCCACCTGGGTGGACTTCCTCCAGCTCTCCGACGTCCTGCTGCGCGAATGCCCGATGTGCGGCGACGAGAAGCTGTTCGTGGACCTCCACCGCGTTCAGGGCTTGATGGAGCCCACGCTCGCGGACCTCGCTTCTCGCGACCCCGAGCGAGTGGAGGCGGCGGCACTCGCGATGCCCGAGCTGATGGGGAAGCTGACGCGCGAGTTCAACATGATGCACGCGGATGCCAAGGCCGCCATGGAGACCGGGGGCAAGGTCATGGTGGCGGCGCAGGTGTTGGAGATGCTCGCCATGATTTCCACGCTGAAGTTGGGGATGCCCAGGCTTCCACCGTCCGCCCCTGCGACGCTCGGCGTGGGACTCGTCATGAGTTCAGGCGGCGTCATGGCGGGCTCCCAGCTCGTCGTCTCCGCTGAGTGGGTGGAGATGATGCGAAGGCTGGTGCAGGCGGGCGTCATCTCGCTTCCCGTCGTGAGCGCGGCGGTCCGCATCCACGGTGGGCAGGTGATGATGGCCCAGGCGCACCAGGACTTGCCCGAAGGCGTGCGAGAAGCGCTGGGGGACAGTCCCGAGGTGCGCGGTATGCGGGTGACAGGTAGAGCTGGGGCGGGCATGTCCGAGGCGCCAAGGCACCATGTCATGCCGAAGGAGCATCGCGAGTGGTTCGAGCAGCGCGGCTTCAAGGGCGACATGGACATCGACCAGTTCTGTGTCCGCTTGGAGAAGTCCCACCACGAGGCGATTCACGGAGGGGGGAACTGGAAGCTGGGGCGCATGTGGCCCGGAGAGTGGAGTCGGATGATCATGGAGGCCCTCCGAGACGCCGAAGCGAAGGCTGGCCGGATGTTGACGCGGAATGAGGTACTGGACATCGTCGCGGAGCGCATGACGGACTACAGGATCCCGATGAACTTCACTTCCGGGAGAGGACGATGA